In one window of Helianthus annuus cultivar XRQ/B chromosome 17, HanXRQr2.0-SUNRISE, whole genome shotgun sequence DNA:
- the LOC110925099 gene encoding stress response protein nst1-like, whose amino-acid sequence MAEIKVRSREEILKEKTERERFIVGCRMEKMQEEYENAVRNKRWDKNRECYVNREGEPVVPRRDIVHDDVLLVVPRSDEYYSNVVKDKTYVKRLDKIIRDAMTTKLRKRNEERMKKNIENLVDDLKKAAEEVKVEEKMKDGVEKAKEKVVEKEAVTEKQQVEEVKKEKESSIEVKVESSTDVAGNVVDEKQQKEADQTKTEANTKVPITEVLKKSECQQEECRGSLARKEEAAGPCDG is encoded by the exons ATGGCTGAAATAAAAGTGAGATCCCGAGAAGAGATTTTGAAAGAGAAAACCGAAAGAGAAAGATTCATTGTTGGATGCAGAATGGAGAaaatgcaggaagagtatgaaaatgCTGTTAGAAACAAAAGATGGGACAAGAACCGAGAATGTTATGTCAACAGAGAAGGTGAACCTGTTGTTCCCAGGAGAGATATAGttcatgatgatgttcttcttgtAGTTCCTCGATCCGACGAATATTATTCCAATGTTGTAAAAGACAAGACATATGTGAAAAGGCTGGATAAAATCATCAGGGATGCTATGACAACAAAATTGAGGAAGAGGaatgaagaaagaatgaagaagaacaTTGAGAATCTGGTTGATGATTTGAAGAAAGCTGCTGAGGAGGTCAAGGTTGAAGAAAAAATGAAAGATGGAGTTGAGAAAGCTAAAGAGAAGGTTGTTGAgaaagaagctgttactgaaaAACAGCAAGTTGAAGAAGTCAAGAAGGAGAAGGAAAGTTCGATAGAAGTGAAGGTTGAAAGTTCAACAGATGTTGCTGGTAATGTTGTTGATGAGAAACAGCAGAAAGAAGCTGATCAGACAAAAACAGAAGCAAACACCAAGGTGCcgatcactgag gtgctcaagaaatcTGAATGTCAACAAGAAGAATGTCGGGGTAGCCTGGCACGCAAGGAGGAGGCTGCTGGTCCCTGCGACggttaa
- the LOC110925098 gene encoding uncharacterized protein LOC110925098, which translates to MGVKCVIYIGGKWEVVNGNIEYVAGHDCITRRGLEVETTFSYITFLSYIRKMFDIQNITRISYRMSSFTDPIDIMNDNDVVFFFNLANSKPFELFQLYVIQEPGVESSDCAFLNNFKVPDLNLSFDDSDKKINENCTQLYLPSNTQGISSIVFEPGHIFNSKEEMKLELGKKCLIERFEFKVDRSSKSRYEVSCCVDGCEWRFRAYSFAGDSAFYVKYFNDKHTCSKTLTHPHFRQANPQVVGHYLVPQLKDGGRIYRGNEIKSDFKQNLGIDISYMQAWRGKCHALELLQGTSRDSFAELPIYCYNLERANPGTVTHIWVDDESRFEMVFVAIGAAVRSFMRNLRPVIIIDAAHLKGEFKGTLFLAVGMDGNNQILPIAYGIGKSEDGASWTWFLSKLKGCVGEIPDMAIISDRANSIHLAVSNVFPHAYHGLCCRHLMVNLSLPSNKKKEYESLWWKTCKSYRFSDFNESFHTLCLAVPRIRNTLISIGFGRWARAHCPGNRYHYMTSNSAESINALSKDYRKLPVTQLIEFFRQSVQKWFYDRRLEGIKERHELTQWAQKKIAKKIDGSRTWTAAGVGLNTFDVDDRKKRGFVNFYDRTCSCRVWQVSGLPCGHVIAVSKFLGETDCSHYAFRCYSNEVYKKTYEEAINPLPHKSEWEIPEDRINVRPPHMTKRQSGRPRANNRILSRGEEPTPLYCGRCKTHGHHRDVCSAPIPSQQRSRKGKETVAHEDPGNNPSDNYFPSYNLGDF; encoded by the exons ATGGGTGTTAAGTGTGTGATATACATCGGGGGTAAGTGGGAGGTTGTTAACGGGAACATCGAGTATGTTGCCGGTCACGATTGTATTACTAGACGTGGTTTAGAAGTTGAAACTACTTTTTCCTACATCACTTTTTTAAGTTATATTCGAAAGATGTTTGATATTCAAAATATTACTCGGATATCCTACCGGATGTCTTCGTTTACAGATCCGATAGATATAATGAATGATAATGATGttgtttttttctttaatttggcTAATAGTAAACCATTTGAATTATTTCAGTTATATGTCATTCAAGAACCCGGTGTTGAGTCTTCTGATTGCGCATTTTTAAACAATTTCAAAGTTCCTGATTTGAATTTATCTTTTGATGATAGTGATAAAAAAATTAATGAAAACTGTACCCAATTATATTTACCGAGTAATACCCAAGGCATATCTTCTATTGTGTTTGAGCCAGGCCACATTTTTAATAGCAAAGAGGAAATGAAACTTGAATTGGGTAAAAAATGTTTGATAGAACGATTTGAGTTTAAAGTTGATAGATCGTCTAAATCACGGTACGAAGTGTCATGTTGTGTTGATGGTTGTGAGTGGCGTTTTAGGGCATACAGCTTTGCTGGTGATAGCGCATTTTACGTTAAATATTTTAACGATAAACACACTTGTTCAAAGACGCTCACACACCCACATTTTCGTCAGGCAAACCCCCAAGTTGTGGGTCATTATTTAGTGCCTCAATTAAAAGACGGTGGTCGAATTTATCGCGGAAACGAGATAAAGTCCGATTTTAAACAAAATTTAGGAATTGATATTAGTTACATGCAAGCATGGCGTGGAAAATGTCATGCTTTAGAACTCTTGCAAGGTACAAGCAGAGATTCTTTTGCCGAACTCCCAATCTATTGTTACAATTTGGAGCGGGCGAATCCGGGAACCGTGACTCACATTTGGGTTGACGACGAGAGTCGATTTGAAATGGTATTTGTGGCTATTGGTGCAGCG GTTCGTAGTTTTATGCGTAATTTAAGACCTGTTATTATTATAGACGCTGCCCATTTGAAGGGTGAATTTAAAGGAACATTGTTTTTAGCAGTTGGCATGGACGGAAATAACCAGATTTTACCAATTGCCTATGGAATAGGCAAATCAGAGGATGGTGCTTCTTGGACATGGTTCCTCTCAAAGCTTAAAGGTTGTGTTGGTGAAATTCCAGATATGGCGATCATATCGGATAGGGCCAATTCAATACATTTAGCTGTAAGCAACGTGTTTCCACACGCTTATCATGGTCTCTGCTGTCGACATTTAATGGTGAACTTAAGTTTACCGTCGAATAAAAAAAAGGAATACGAGAGCCTCTGGTGGAAGACCTGTAAATCTTACCGGTTTTCTGATTTTAATGAGTCTTTCCACACTCTATGTCTTGCAGTTCCTAGAATACGGAACACTTTAATAAGTATCGGGTTTGGACGGTGGGCAAGAGCGCATTGTCCCGGCAATCGATATCATTATATGACATCTAACAGTGCAGAGTCAATTAACGCTTTGTCTAAAGACTATCGTAAATTGCCAGTAACCCAACTTATTGAATTTTTCCGTCAATCTGTTCAAAAATGGTTCTATGATCGTCGGCTGGAGGGAATTAAGGAAAGACATGAGCTTACCCAGTGGGCTCAAAAAAAAATTGCAAAGAAAATTGATGGGTCTAGAACTTGGACTGCCGCTGGTGTAGGGTTGAACACTTTTGATGTTGACGACAGGAAAAAACGTGGTTTTGTAAATTTTTACGATCGAACATGTAGTTGCCGTGTTTGGCAAGTTTCTGGACTACCCTGTGGGCACGTGATTGCTGTATCCAAATTCTTAGGTGAAACTGACTGCAGTCATTATGCTTTCCGATGTTATTCCAATGAAGTGTATAAAAAAACATACGAGGAAGCGATTAATCCTCTTCCTCATAAATCTGAATGGGAGATACCAGAAGATCGTATAAATGTTCGCCCCCCGCATATGACAAAACGTCAGTCGGGCCGTCCGCGAGCAAACAACAGAATCTTGTCTCGAGGGGAAGAACCCACGCCTCTATATTGTGGTAGGTGTAAGACACATGGACACCATCGTGACGTTTGTTCAGCCCCAATCCCATCGCAACAACGTTCGCGTAAAGGCAAGGAAACCGTTGCTCACGAAGACCCAGGAAATAATCCGTCTGATAATTATTTTCCGTCTTATAATTTGGGAGATTTTTAG